The Microcebus murinus isolate Inina chromosome 4, M.murinus_Inina_mat1.0, whole genome shotgun sequence genome has a segment encoding these proteins:
- the PCNX3 gene encoding pecanex-like protein 3 isoform X2: MGSQVLQILRQGVWASLTGGWFFDPHQSTFSNCFHLYVWIFLLTFPFLLYMVLPPSLMVAGVYCLVVAVIFATIKTVNYRLHAMFDQGEIVEKRNSTMGELEEDPAQGDNNPPRDPGVEMTVFRKVSSTPPVRCSSQHSVFGFNQVSELLPRMEDSGPLRDIKELVREQGSNNVIVTSADREMLKLSSQEKLIGDLPQTPPGAAPDPSLPSTDSSERSPLAGDGAPWSGSSVADTPMSPLLKGSLSQELSKSFLTLTRPDRALVRTSSRREQRRGACGYQPLDRRGSGEPMPQKTGSSDSCFSGTDRETLSSFKSEKTNSTHLDSPPGGQAPEGSDTDPPSEAELPASPDAGVPSDDTLRSFDTVIGAGTPPGPAEPLLVVRPKDLALLRPSKRRPPIRRHSPPSRAPRRPLLEGGGFFEDEDTSEGSELSPASSLRSQRRYSTDSSSSTSCYSPESSRGAAGGPRKRRAPHGAEEGTAVPPKRPYGTQRTPSTASAKTHARVLSMDGAGGDALRAPLAGSKAELEAQVGVELAAGEAAVLPAEARRGPAANQPGWRGELQEEGAVGGAAEETGRRDRSSSVRRTQAIRRRHNAGSNPTPPASVMGSPPSLQEAQRGRAASHSRALTLPSALHFASSLLLTRAGANVHEACTFDDTSEGAVHYFYDESGVRRSYTFGVAGGGYENPVGQQGEQAANGAWDRHSHSSSFHSADVPEATGGLNLLQPRPVVLQGMQVRRVPLEIPEFDLLDQDSLHESQEQTLMEEAPPRAQHSYKYWLLPGRWTSVRYERLALLALLDRTRGVVENVFGVGLSSLVAFLGYLLLLKGFFTDIWVFQFCLVIASCQYSLLKSVQPDAASPMHGHNWVIAYSRPVYFCICCLLIWLLDALGSAQPFPPVSLYGLTLFSASFFFCARDVATVFTLCFPFVFLLGLLPQVNTCLMYLLEQIDMHGFGGTAATSPLTAVFSLCRSLLAAALLYGFCFGAIKTPWPEQHVPVLFSVFCGLLVALSYHLSRQSSDPTVLWSLIRSKLFPELEERSLETARAEPPDPLPEKMRQSVREVLHSDLVMCVVIAVLTFAISASTVFIALKSVLGFVLYALAGAVGFFTHYLLPQLRKQLPWFCLSQPVLKPLEYSQYEVRGAAQVMWFEKLYAGLQCVEKYLIYPAVVLNALTVDAHTVVSHPDKFCLYCRALLMTVAGLKLLRSAFCCPPQQYLTLAFTVLLFHFDYPRLSQGFLLDYFLMSLLCSKLWDLLYKLRFVLTYIAPWQITWGSAFHAFAQPFAVPHSAMLFVQALLSGLFSTPLNPLLGSAVFIMSYARPLKFWERDYNTKRVDHSNTRLVTQLDRNPGADDNNLNSIFYEHLTRSLQHTLCGDLVLGRWGNYGPGDCFVLASDYLNALVHLIEVGNGFVTFQLRGLEFRGTYCQQREVEAITEGVEEDEGCCCCEPGHLPRVLSFNAAFGQRWLAWEVTASKYVLEGYSISDNNAASMLQVFDLRKILITYYVKSIIYYVSRSPKLEAWLSHEGIAAALRPVRAPGYADSDPTFSLSVDEDYDLRLSGLSLPSFCAVHLEWIQYCASRRSQPVDQDWNSPLVTLCFGLCVLGRRALGTASHSMSASLEPFLYGLHALFKGDFRITSPRDEWVFADMDLLHRVVAPGVRMALKLHQDHFTSPDEYEEPAALYDAIAANEERLVISHEGDPAWRSAILSNTPSLLALRHVMDDASDEYKIIMLNRRHLSFRVIKVNRECVRGLWAGQQQELVFLRNRNPERGSIQNAKQALRNMINSSCDQPLGYPIYVSPLTTSLAGSHPQLRALWGGPVSLGAIARWLLRSWERLHKGCGAGCNSGGNVDDSDCGGGGGLTSLSNNAPLAHPTPENTAGSGDQPLPPGPGWGPRPSLSSSGDGRPPPLLQWPPPRLPGPPPASPAPTEGPRPSRPPGPGLLGSEGPSGKWSLGGRKGLGGSDGEPASGSPKGGTPKSQAPLDLSLSLSLSLSPDVSTEASPPRTAQDIPCLDISAPESGTPTGAAGDWPAPAEERESPAAQPLLEHQY; the protein is encoded by the exons ATGGGGTCGCAGGTGTTGCAGATCCTGCGCCAGGGGGTGTGGGCCTCGCTCACCGGCGGTTGGTTCTTCGACCCGCACCAGAGCACTTTCTCCAACTGCTTCCACCTCTATGTCTGGATCTTCCTCCTCACCTTTCCCTTTTTGCTGTACATG GTCCTGCCTCCCAGCTTGATGGTGGCTGGCGTGTACTGCCTTGTGGTGGCTGTCATCTTTGCTACCATCAAGACAGTGAACTATCGGCTGCATGCTATGTTCGACCAGGGCGAGATTGTGGAAAAGCGCAACTCTACCATGGGGGAGCTGGAGGAAGATCCTGCCCAGGGGGACAACAATCCGCccag GGACCCTGGAGTGGAGATGACGGTGTTTCGGAAAGTGAGTTCCACACCCCCGGTGCGCTGCAGTTCCCAGCATTCCGTGTTTGGCTTCAACCAGGTCTCG GAGTTGCTGCCCCGGATGGAGGATTCTGGGCCCCTCAGAG ACATCAAGGAGCTGGTGCGGGAGCAGGGCAGCAACAATGTGATCGTGACTTCAGCCGATCGAGAGATGCTAAAGCTCAGCTCACAGGAGAAACTGA TTGGAGATCTTCCCCAGACGCCCCCTGGGGCAGCCCcagacccctccctccccagcacagACTCTTCCGAGCGTTCTCCCCTGGCTGGCGATGGAGCTCCCTGGAGTGGGAGCAGCGTGGCTGACACGCCCATGAGCCCTTTACTGAAGGGGAGCCTCAGCCAAGAGCTGAGCAAGAGCTTCCTGACCCTGACCCGTCCTGATCGGGCCCTGGTGAGGACCAGCAGTCGACGGGAGCAACGCCGGGGAGCGTGTGGCTACCAGCCCCTAGACCGTCGGGGCTCAGGTGAGCCCATGCCTCAGAAAACTGGCTCCTCAGATTCTTGCTTCAGTGGCACTGACAGGGAGACACTGAGTAGTTTTAAGAGTGAGAAGACTAACTCAACCCACCTGGACAGCCCCCCAGGGGGCCAAGCCCCTGAGGGCAGTGACACAGACCCACCCTCTGAGGCTGAGCTGCCCGCCTCACCAGATGCTGGGGTCCCCTCAGATGACACACTGCGTTCCTTTGATACGGTCATCGgagcaggaacgccacctggccCAGCTGAGCCACTCCTGGTTGTGCGGCCCAAGGACTTGGCCCTGTTGCGGCCTAGCAAACGGCGGCCACCCATTCGAAGACATTCTCCACCCAGCCGTGCCCCTCGACGGCCTCTGCTTGAGGGCGGGGGTTTCTTTGAGGATGAAGACACCAGCGAGGGCAGTGAATTGAGCCCTGCCTCCAGCCTTCGGTCTCAGCGCCGCTACAGTACTGACAGCTCCTCTTCTACTTCTTGCTACTCCCCTGAGAGCTCCCGGGGTGCAGCAGGGGGACCCCGGAAGCGGCGGGCCCCCCATGGGGCTGAGGAGGGGACTGCTGTGCCTCCTAAACGGCCCTATGGGACCCAGCGGACGCCTAGTACTGCCAGCGCCAAAACACATGCCCGTGTGCTGAGCATGGATGGGGCAGGAGGTGACGCCCTGAGGGCCCCCCTGGCTGGCTCCAAGGCTGAGCTGGAGGCCCAGGTAGGGGTGGAGCTGGCTGCCGGTGAGGCTGCAGTGCTGCCTGCTGAGGCCCGCAGGGGACCTGCTGCCAACCAGCCTGGCTGGCGGGGGGAGCTGCAGGAGGAAGGTGCTGTTGGGGGAG CGGCTGAGGAGACTGGCAGGCGAGACCGCTCAAGCAGTGTGAGGCGGACCCAGGCCATCCGGAGGCGCCACAACGCAGGCAGCAACCCCACGCCTCCAGCCTCTGTCATGGGCTCACCGCCCAG CCTGCAGGAGGCTCAGCGGGGCCGGGCTGCCTCCCACTCGCGGGCACTGACGCTGCCCTCTGCCCTGCACTTCGCCTCTTCACTGCTGCTCACCCGGGCTGGTGCCAATGTACACGAGGCCTGCACTTTTGATGACACGTCCGAGGGTGCTGTGCACTACTTCTACGACGAGAGCG GTGTGCGGCGTTCTTATACCTTTGGTGTGGCTGGAGGTGGCTACGAGAATCCCGTAGGGCAGCAGGGGGAGCAGGCAGCCAACGGAGCCTG GGACCGCCACTCACATTCCTCCAGTTTCCACTCAGCTGATGTCCCTGAGGCGACAGGTGGCCTGAACCTGCTGCAGCCAAGGCCTGTGGTTCTGCAAGGCATGCAGGTGCGCCGGGTGCCCCTGGAGATCCCGGAG TTTGACCTGCTGGACCAGGACTCCCTGCACGAATCCCAGGAGCAGACGCTGATGGAGGAGGCACCGCCCCGTGCCCAGCATAGCTACAAGTACTGGCTTCTCCCTGGCCGCTGGACCTCTGTGCGCTATGAGCGGCTTGCCCTACTGGCCCTGCTGGACCG GACGAGAGGGGTGGTGGAGAACGTCTTCGGTGTCGGGCTGAGCAGCCTCGTTGCCTTCCTGGGCTACCTGTTGCTGCTCAAGGGCTTCTTCACCGACATCTGGGTCTTCCAGTTCTGCCTGGTCATCGCCTCCTGCCAGTATTCCCTGCTGAAG AGTGTGCAGCCTGATGCGGCATCTCCCATGCAC GGCCACAACTGGGTGATCGCATACAGCCGGCCTGTCTACTTCTGCATCTGCTGTCTGCTCATCTGGCTGCTGGACGCCCTAGGCTCAGCTCAGCCCTTCCCGCCTGTTTCCCTCTACGGCCTCACGCTCTTCTCCGCCTCCTTCTTCTTCTGTGCCCGAGACGTGGCCACTG TGTTCACCTTGTGCTTCCCATTCGTCTTCCTCCTGGGCCTCCTGCCCCAGGTCAACACCTGCCTCATGTACCTGCTGGAGCAGATAGACATGCACGGCTTTGGGGGCACAG CTGCCACCAGCCCACTCACTGCAGTCTTCAGTCTCTGCCGCAGCCTGCTGGCTGCTGCCCTGCTCTACGGCTTCTGCTTTGGGGCCATCAAG ACTCCCTGGCCAGAGCAGCACGTCCCTGTCCTCTTCTCAGTCTTCTGTGGCCTCCTGGTGGCACTGTCCTACCACCTGAGCCGGCAGAGCAGTGACCCCACTGTGCTCTG GTCTCTGATCCGGAGCAAGCTCTTCCCTGAGCTAGAAGAGCGGAGCTTAGAGACAGCCCGGGCCGAGCCCCCAGACCCCCTGCCAGAGAAGATGCGCCAGTCGGTG CGTGAAGTCTTGCACTCTGATCTGGTGATGTGCGTGGTGATCGCTGTGCTCACCTTTGCCATCAGCGCAAGCACCGTCTTCATCGCACTAAAG TCGGTGCTGGGTTTCGTGTTGTACGCGCTAGCTGGGGCTGTGGGCTTCTTCACACATTACCTGCTGCCACAACTCCGCAAACAGCTGCCCTGGTTCTGCCTGTCACAGCCTGTGCTGAAGCCGCTGGAGTACAGCCAGTATGAAGTGCGAG GTGCCGCCCAGGTGATGTGGTTTGAGAAGCTGTACGCCGGTCTGCAGTGTGTTGAGAAGTACCTCATCTACCCTGCTGTGGTGCTCAATGCTCTCACAGTGGACGCCCACACTGTTGTCAGCCACCCAGACAAGTTCTGCCTCTA ctgCCGGGCGCTGCTGATGACTGTGGCTGGGCTGAAGCTGCTGCGCTCAGCCTTCTGCTGCCCACCCCAGCAATACCTGACTTTGGCCTTCACCGTCCTGCTCTTCCATTTCGACTACCCACGCCTCTCCCAAGGCTTTCTACTCGACTATTTCCTCATGTCCCTGCTCTGCAGCAAG CTGTGGGACCTGCTGTACAAGCTGCGTTTCGTGCTGACCTACATCGCGCCCTGGCAGATCACCTGGGGCTCAGCTTTCCATGCTTTTGCCCAGCCCTTTGCTGTGCCAC ACTCGGCCATGCTATTCGTCCAAGCCTTGCTCTCGGGGCTCTTCTCCACGCCACTCAACCCCCTGCTTGGCAGCGCCGTCTTCATCATGTCCTACGCAAGGCCCCTCAAGTTCTGGGAGCGTGACTACAA CACTAAGCGTGTGGATCATTCCAACACCCGCCTGGTCACACAGCTGGACCGGAACCCGG GTGCTGATGACAACAACCTCAACTCCATCTTCTACGAGCACCTGACACGTTCGCTACAGCACACACTGTGTGGGGACCTGGTGCTGGGCCGCTGGGGCAACTATGGCCCTGGCGACTGCTTCGTCCTGGCCTCTGACTACCTCAACGCCCTGGTGCACCTCATCGAGGTTGGCAATGGCTTCGTCACCTTCCAGCTGCGTGGCCTTGAGTTCCGGG GCACATACTGCCAGCAGCGTGAGGTGGAGGCTATCACCGAGGGTGTGGAGGAGGACgagggctgctgctgctgtgagCCCGGCCACCTGCCGCGGGTTCTGTCCTTCAATGCTGCTTTCGGGCAGCGCTGGCTGGCCTGGGAGGTGACAGCCAGCAAGTATGTGCTGGAGGGCTACAGCATTAGTGACAACAACGCCGCCTCCATGCTGCAGGTCTTTGACCTCCGCAAGATCCTCATCACCTACTATGTCAAG AGCATCATCTACTATGTGAGCCGCTCACCGAAGCTGGAGGCGTGGCTAAGCCACGAGGGCATTGCAGCAGCCCTGCGGCCCGTGCGGGCCCCTGGCTATGCCGACTCAGACCCCACCTTCTCGCTGAGTGTGGATGAAGATTATGACCTTCGCCTCTCTGGCCTCTCGCTGCCCTCCTTCTGTGCCGTGCACCTCGAGTGGATCCAGTACTGTGCCTCCCGGCGCAGCCAG CCCGTGGACCAGGATTGGAACTCGCCGCTGGTCACGCTGTGTTTTGGCCTGTGTGTGCTGGGCCGCCGGGCCCTGGGGACAGCTTCGCACAGCATGTCTGCCAG cctgGAGCCCTTCCTCTACGGCCTGCACGCCCTGTTCAAGGGGGACTTTCGCATCACCTCCCCGCGGGACGAGTGGGTCTTTGCCGACATGGACCTGCTTCACCGCGTAGTGGCACCTGGGGTTCGCATGGCCCTCAAGCTTCACCAG GACCACTTCACATCCCCAGATGAGTATGAGGAGCCAGCGGCCCTGTACGATGCCATTGCAGCCAATGAGGAACGGCTGGTCATCTCGCACGAGGGTGACCCCGCCTGGCGCAGCGCCATCCTCAGCAACACACCCTCCCTGCTGGCACTGCGCCACGTCATGGATGATGCCTCTGACGAATACAAGATCATCATGCTCAACCGGCGCCACCTCAGCTTCCGGGTTATCAAG GTGAACCGTGAGTGCGTGCGAGGCCTGTGGGCTGGGCAGCAACAGGAGCTGGTGTTCCTGCGCAACCGCAACCCAGAGCGCGGCAGCATCCAGAACGCCAAGCAGGCACTTCGCAACATGATCAATTCGTCTTGTGACCAGCCGCTGGGCTACCCCATCTATGTGTCGCCCCTCACCACCTCGCTGGCCGGCAGCCACCCCCAGCTGCGGGCACTGTGGGGTGGCCCCGTCAGCCTGGGCGCCATCGCCCGCTGGCTCCTACGCAGCTGGGAGAG GCTTCATAAGGGCTGTGGCGCTGGCTGCAACAGTGGCGGGAACGTGGATGATTCGGACTGTGGTGGGGGCGGTGGCCTGACCTCCCTCAGCAATAACGCCCCCTTGGCACACCCCACGCCTGAGAACACAGCAG GCAGTGGTGACCAACCCCTCCCaccaggccctggctgggggccACGGCCCTCCCTGAGCAGCTCTGGTGATGGACGGCCCCCTCCTCTGCTACAGTGGCCTCCCCCTCggctccctgggccacccccTGCCTCGCCTGCCCCCACTGAGGGCCCCCGGCCCTCACGGCCCCCTGGCCCTGGTCTCCTCGGTTCTGAGGGCCCCAGTGGGAAGTGGAGCCTGGGGGGCCGGAAGGGGCTAGGAGGATCCGATGGGGAGCCAGCCTCAGGGAGCCCTAAAGGAGGCACCCCCAAATCTCAG gcgcctctagacctcagcctcagcctcagcctcagcctcagcccagATGTCAGCACCGAGGCCTCGCCTCCTAGAACAGCCCAGGACATTCCCTGCTTGGACATCAGTGCCCCTGAAAGTGGCACACCTACCGGGGCTGCGGGCGACTGGCCTGCCCCTGCTGAGGAACGGGAGAGCCCAGCAGCCCAGCCATTGCTGGAGCACCAGTACTGA